A stretch of the Leguminivora glycinivorella isolate SPB_JAAS2020 chromosome 2, LegGlyc_1.1, whole genome shotgun sequence genome encodes the following:
- the LOC125237247 gene encoding uncharacterized protein LOC125237247 isoform X1: MSDTILDLNKAYEENVLEKEHPRSIGLFTIPEYPELEASRGMWSAALEAILTTLRYLAPATLLTLFWGQESFLFRLLKSIDNAFRAIVFSSEEQKEDVLQWLAEAGPVRVEHLDTVWRHGWILCGVLDAALPGACAGHPPTRLSLKHAQTIADHYLGVEPVFSRQELESNDSLSKHQEWKLATYLDRVRQALAKVSPPVSKPPSQRTSPETSQFTLDYVARGSGLVATQVRNKVNFKIYPTAQQCLDPGEIKILIKGPRDTYGMTVIPPIFGKAQLIRQKLLGLQAKPAFTENALPITHGATYMRSYGKNDMNKTYFIPKDRYDIEINVDSKPEHSKIGYIVRYEGRHEISITSRGQHIVGSPFTVTASHNIIDILQKESFCLEDGEEIDIVDVKTDRKVVLRIVDFVTEKMLLKENGTLEKISDDEAKILMATDENQNSDESMGSQSDRSLLESHEEPLRPHRFNTTAQKILKMNRICKIFNSIMAEKQEIIKSSSESFIKKGHPQDVPDIVNSTLNEINTKNYVADKRDTFIIPENISVSLRTEKPKPLYEQVIFKEDRQCYEPNEMPILVNDREGQEFIISGKTHDDNVSVVSSSSNPFLDKTYEQGYETEKALGAFINTEYETNRSQSEVTAAAPINIFVEETDSDTPSPLNTNPFIEPDIIERPKTPVLKILTGDIASHKDSIYVNGGPMTSELLQGNEFINPFFIHHHSIDEEDDIPSNVTDFIIGAPVSLPPTLRVPTPEPILAQIASERQEVQECVNEVFSTSTHTNKSGQRSPESLTFHSLDSDATENVEIINITTGEYTPEPNTESSNIAKSLTPKRDMWDSAYVSIDDSNSSPDTNNNESSLLCDISKYRKDRTEHSGLKSEEIIKMGPAERELWLTCSDLNVDDSSRIEEHRPAKSETKRMTFTPIIEENDRSISSAMKEISRNDSITKQGGLETVTVAFAELNDMYHKYFPSSDSITTVHNENVKDINEIHYTVEKNDIYVDSASERLSDVKRRATQIEGEISEVQSNVTESVSASQTLQNKIIESEEEKGEIKFGSENKNNIVLERKKYWDNRIREIEAKSDEIKANQKKRRLSTKHLRQNDSLTKKRGRDIAKQILSDGNAMTQNVTEIIRQKYPTPQASIEEETQTDVKLVEKWKKYWDDKLEVEREETDSIRSRSRSPKSIDSPIQLQPCSSKNNDSEHSAIKTQSSPTRQDLPEEVFKAFETSPKRFFGTSRKQILNKIDSFFGKPGVADQSSEDACGAKYESGLVSSRISLFHNISQKEPVESWKYRKSRSMHNIYHRKDSEKSIASADEVLSVDVENKRYECEYLKRNNNGINASCETLSNINKPEETSSLKDKRARMTHKIYHKTFDETFNQKHGTESVHGKYIKNTIMSTDSKIPRINNTSSNLNKTKISKSEMDIFSKTAVKVPQDDLDKHKSCEELPKINIKNVISIFESASKAVKEPKLLRRPSTKNTEAKPLQVVRQLSGATKPVCTSSNSTSTSCSPLNSSSSGISSSPSNLYSTPNSTLSQSEFKPIEPRLSHKRSTWVKNHEKESANKSLESATSMESIDIEIISMSDKCSQSNSDMEVEIVESNPEITPEPTPDREIVPELKDYKSRFKMAKNYFKSLEELREPKNLQS, translated from the exons ATGTCAGACACAATTTTAGATCTCAATAAAGCCTATGAAGAAAATGTACTCGAAAAGGAACATCCGCGAAGCATTG GATTGTTCACGATCCCGGAGTACCCGGAACTGGAGGCGAGTCGCGGCATGTGGTCTGCGGCCCTCGAAGCTATCCTCACGACCCTGCGGTACCTCGCGCCGGCGACGCTACTCACACTCTTCTGGGGCCAGGAGAGTTTTCTGTTCAGACTGCTGAAGAGCATCGATAACGCTTTCAGAGCAA TCGTATTCTCCAGCGAAGAGCAGAAGGAAGACGTACTACAATGGCTGGCCGAAGCGGGACCCGTGCGGGTGGAACACCTAGACACAGTGTGGCGGCACGGCTGGATCCTGTGCGGCGTGCTGGACGCAGCGCTCCCGGGCGCGTGCGCCGGACACCCGCCCACCAGGCTCTCCCTCAAGCACGCGCAGACTATCGCTGACCACTACCTTGGCGTTGAGCCG GTCTTCTCCCGCCAGGAGCTGGAATCGAATGACTCGCTTAGCAAGCATCAAGAATGGAAACTCGCCACATACTTAGATCGTGTACGCCAAGCCCTCGCCAAGGTTTCGCCTCCCGTGTCCAAGCCGCCATCGCAACGAACTTCTCCTGAAACCTCGCAATTCACCCTCGATTACGTCGCTCGAGGCTCTGGTCTCGTAGCAACTCAAGTTCGAAACAAAGTTAACTTTAAGATTTATCCAACTGCTCAACAATGCCTCGATCCAGGAGAAATCAAAATACTTATTAAAGGTCCACGAGACACGTATGGCATGACAGTCATTCCTCCTATCTTCGGAAAAGCACAGTTGATACGGCAAAAATTACTGGGTCTTCAAGCAAAGCCTGCCTTCACGGAAAATGCTCTACCAATTACACACGGAGCTACCTACATGCGATCTTATGGAAAAAATGATATgaataaaacttattttattcCCAAAGATCGTTATGATATTGAAATTAATGTGGACTCAAAGCCAGAACATTCTAAGATTGGTTACATTGTAAGATACGAGGGTCGTCATGAAATCTCTATCACAAGTAGAGGACAACATATTGTAGGATCACCGTTTACAGTCACAGCTTCTCACAATATTATCGATATTCTACAAAAAGAGAGTTTCTGCTTAGAAGATGGAGAAGAAATAGACATTGTTGATGTTAAAACTGATAGAAAAGTTGTTTTACGTATTGTCGACTTTGTCACTGAGAAAATGCTACTAAAAGAAAATGGAACACTGGAAAAAATAAGTGATGATGAAGCCAAAATTTTGATGGCAACTGACGAAAATCAAAACAGTGATGAAAGCATGGGCTCTCAGTCTGATAGGAGCCTATTGGAAAGTCATGAAGAACCATTAAGGCCCCACAGATTTAACACTACCgcccaaaaaatattaaaaatgaacAGAATTTGTAAGATATTCAATAGTATTATGGCAGAAAaacaagaaataataaaaagcaGCAGcgaatcatttatcaaaaaggGTCATCCACAAGATGTTCCAGATATTGTTAATTCAACATTAAATGAGATCaatacaaaaaattatgttGCGGACAAACGTGACACATTTATCATACCAGAAAATATATCTGTGTCACTGCGAACTGAAAAACCTAAACCTTTATATGAACAAGTAATTTTTAAAGAGGATAGACAATGTTATGAACCTAACGAGATGCCTATACTTGTAAATGATCGTGAAGGCCAGGAATTCATAATTAGTGGAAAGACGCACGATGATAATGTATCTGTTGTTTCATCATCAAGCAATCCTTTCCTCGATAAGACATACGAACAAGGTTATGAAACAGAAAAGGCCTTAGGCGCCTTTATAAATACAGAATATGAAACAAACAGATCTCAAAGTGAAGTAACTGCTGCAGCACCAATAAACATATTTGTAGAAGAAACCGATTCTGACACGCCATCGCCACTAAACACGAATCCGTTTATAGAGCCCGATATTATAGAAAGACCTAAAACTccagttttaaaaattttaaccGGTGACATTGCAAGTCATAAGGACTCCATTTATGTGAACGGCGGACCAATGACTAGCGAATTACTACAAGGCAATGAGTTTATTAACCCTTTCTTTATTCACCATCATTCTATCGATGAGGAAGATGATATACCTAGTAACGTAACCGACTTCATTATTGGTGCCCCTGTATCTTTACCTCCCACTTTAAGAGTACCGACTCCAGAACCGATATTAGCTCAAATCGCTTCTGAAAGACAAGAAGTTCAAGAATGTGTGAATGAAGTTTTTTCGACCTCTACCCACACTAATAAATCTGGTCAGCGTTCCCCAGAATCGTTAACTTTTCATAGTCTCGACTCCGATGCTACAGAAAATGTAGAAATTATTAACATAACCACCGGAGAATATACACCAGAACCAAACACTGAATCGTCCAATATTGCCAAAAGCTTAACTCCTAAAAGAGATATGTGGGATTCAGCATATGTAAGTATAGACGACAGTAACAGTTCCCCTGACACAAACAACAACGAAAGCAGTCTATTGTGTGATATATCGAAATACAGAAAAGATCGTACTGAACACAGTGGTCTTAAATCTGAAGAAATTATCAAAATGGGTCCCGCTGAAAGAGAATTGTGGCTTACTTGTAGTGACTTAAATGTTGATGATAGTTCTAGGATTGAAGAACATAGACCAGCTAAATCAGAAACGAAACGAATGACGTTCACACCAATCATCGAAGAAAATGACCGAAGCATCTCGTCAGCTATGAAAGAAATATCAAGAAATGATTCAATAACTAAACAGGGTGGTCTAGAAACAGTTACAGTGGCGTTTGCTGAACTAAACGACATGTATCATAAATACTTCCCAAGTTCAGATTCTATAACAACAGTTCATAACGAAAATGTGAAAGATATCAATGAGATACATTACACGGTCGAAAAAAATGATATTTATGTCGATTCCGCGTCTGAAAGACTCTCAGATGTGAAAAGACGTGCAACTCAAATAGAAGGCGAGATTTCTGAGGTTCAGTCAAATGTCACTGAATCTGTTTCAGCAAGTCAGACCCTTCAAAATAAGATTATTGAATCTGAAGAAGAAAAGGGTGAAATTAAATTTGGTAGCGAgaataaaaataacattgttCTCGaacgaaaaaaatattgggacAATAGAATACGAGAAATTGAGGCTAAATCAGATGAAATAAAGGCAAATCAGAAAAAGAGACGGCTTTCTACTAAACATCTCAGACAAAACGACTctttaaccaaaaaaagagGAAGAGACATAGCTAAACAAATACTAAGTGATGGTAACGCCATGACCCAAAACGTGACTgaaattataagacaaaagtaTCCAACTCCACAAGCTTCAATAGAAGAAGAAACTCAAACCGATGTAAAGCTTGTAGAGAAGTGGAAGAAATATTGGGACGATAAACTAGAGGTCGAAAGAGAAGAAACAGACTCGATTCGTTCACGAAGCAGGTCGCCAAAAAGTATTGATTCCCCTATACAACTGCAACCATGTTCTAGCAAGAACAACGATTCAGAACATAGTGCAATTAAAACCCAGTCTTCACCTACTAGACAAGATCTTCCTGAAGAAGTGTTTAAAGCTTTTGAAACAAGTCCAAAAAGGTTTTTTGGTACGTCAAGGAAACAGATTCTGAACAAAATTGACTCTTTTTTTGGAAAACCAGGCGTCGCAGATCAATCATCGGAAGATGCCTGCGGTGCGAAATATGAGAGTGGGTTAGTTTCTAGTCGAATATCTTTATTCCACAATATATCCCAGAAGGAGCCAGTTGAATCCTGGAAATACAGAAAGAGTAGATCAATGCATAACATTTATCATCGCAAAGATAGTGAGAAAAGTATAGCGTCTGCAGATGAGGTGTTATCAGTTGATGTAGAAAATAAGCGTTATGAATGCGAATATCTAAAACGAAATAACAATGGCATAAACGCAAGTTGTGAAACACTAAGCAATATTAATAAACCAGAGGAGACATCCTCATTAAAAGACAAGAGAGCAAGAATGACACACAAAATCTATCACAAAACATTTGATGAAACATTTAATCAAAAGCATGGCACAGAAAGTGTTCACggaaaatatatcaaaaatacCATTATGTCCACGGACAGTAAAATTCCAAGAATTAATAATACTTCTTCAAACCTAAACAAAACTAAAATCAGCAAGTCCGAAATGGATATATTTAGCAAAACGGCTGTGAAAGTACCACAGGATGATTTGGACAAACATAAATCTTGTGAAGAATTGccgaaaataaatataaaaaatgttatatcgATTTTTGAATCGGCCTCCAAAGCAGTTAAAGAACCAAAACTTTTACGAAGACCTTCGACGAAGAACACCGAAGCGAAACCATTGCAAGTAGTCAGACAACTTTCAG gtGCCACAAAACCTGTCTGCACATCATCGAATTCAACGTCTACTTCATGTTCCCCGTTGAACTCATCTTCGTCCGGAATTTCTTCTTCACCGTCAAACTTATATTCTACACCTAACTCCACTTTATCTCAAAGCGAATTTAAACCAATAGAACCTCGACTCAGCCATAAACGATCAACTTGGGTTAAAAACCATGAAAAAGAAAGTGCAAATAAAAGCCTAGAAAGTGCAACAAGTATGGAATCCATAGATATAGAGATTATATCCATGTCTGATAAATGCAGCCAAAGCAATTctgatatggaagtagaaataGTTGAAAGCAATCCAGAAATTACTCCAGAACCAACACCTGATAGAGAGATAGTACCTGAACTGAAAGATTACAAATCTCGTTTCAAAATGGCCAAGAATTATTTCAAATCTTTGGAAGAGCTTAGAGAGCCTAAAAACCTTCAAAGCTAA
- the LOC125237247 gene encoding uncharacterized protein LOC125237247 isoform X2 has translation MWSAALEAILTTLRYLAPATLLTLFWGQESFLFRLLKSIDNAFRAIVFSSEEQKEDVLQWLAEAGPVRVEHLDTVWRHGWILCGVLDAALPGACAGHPPTRLSLKHAQTIADHYLGVEPVFSRQELESNDSLSKHQEWKLATYLDRVRQALAKVSPPVSKPPSQRTSPETSQFTLDYVARGSGLVATQVRNKVNFKIYPTAQQCLDPGEIKILIKGPRDTYGMTVIPPIFGKAQLIRQKLLGLQAKPAFTENALPITHGATYMRSYGKNDMNKTYFIPKDRYDIEINVDSKPEHSKIGYIVRYEGRHEISITSRGQHIVGSPFTVTASHNIIDILQKESFCLEDGEEIDIVDVKTDRKVVLRIVDFVTEKMLLKENGTLEKISDDEAKILMATDENQNSDESMGSQSDRSLLESHEEPLRPHRFNTTAQKILKMNRICKIFNSIMAEKQEIIKSSSESFIKKGHPQDVPDIVNSTLNEINTKNYVADKRDTFIIPENISVSLRTEKPKPLYEQVIFKEDRQCYEPNEMPILVNDREGQEFIISGKTHDDNVSVVSSSSNPFLDKTYEQGYETEKALGAFINTEYETNRSQSEVTAAAPINIFVEETDSDTPSPLNTNPFIEPDIIERPKTPVLKILTGDIASHKDSIYVNGGPMTSELLQGNEFINPFFIHHHSIDEEDDIPSNVTDFIIGAPVSLPPTLRVPTPEPILAQIASERQEVQECVNEVFSTSTHTNKSGQRSPESLTFHSLDSDATENVEIINITTGEYTPEPNTESSNIAKSLTPKRDMWDSAYVSIDDSNSSPDTNNNESSLLCDISKYRKDRTEHSGLKSEEIIKMGPAERELWLTCSDLNVDDSSRIEEHRPAKSETKRMTFTPIIEENDRSISSAMKEISRNDSITKQGGLETVTVAFAELNDMYHKYFPSSDSITTVHNENVKDINEIHYTVEKNDIYVDSASERLSDVKRRATQIEGEISEVQSNVTESVSASQTLQNKIIESEEEKGEIKFGSENKNNIVLERKKYWDNRIREIEAKSDEIKANQKKRRLSTKHLRQNDSLTKKRGRDIAKQILSDGNAMTQNVTEIIRQKYPTPQASIEEETQTDVKLVEKWKKYWDDKLEVEREETDSIRSRSRSPKSIDSPIQLQPCSSKNNDSEHSAIKTQSSPTRQDLPEEVFKAFETSPKRFFGTSRKQILNKIDSFFGKPGVADQSSEDACGAKYESGLVSSRISLFHNISQKEPVESWKYRKSRSMHNIYHRKDSEKSIASADEVLSVDVENKRYECEYLKRNNNGINASCETLSNINKPEETSSLKDKRARMTHKIYHKTFDETFNQKHGTESVHGKYIKNTIMSTDSKIPRINNTSSNLNKTKISKSEMDIFSKTAVKVPQDDLDKHKSCEELPKINIKNVISIFESASKAVKEPKLLRRPSTKNTEAKPLQVVRQLSGATKPVCTSSNSTSTSCSPLNSSSSGISSSPSNLYSTPNSTLSQSEFKPIEPRLSHKRSTWVKNHEKESANKSLESATSMESIDIEIISMSDKCSQSNSDMEVEIVESNPEITPEPTPDREIVPELKDYKSRFKMAKNYFKSLEELREPKNLQS, from the exons ATGTGGTCTGCGGCCCTCGAAGCTATCCTCACGACCCTGCGGTACCTCGCGCCGGCGACGCTACTCACACTCTTCTGGGGCCAGGAGAGTTTTCTGTTCAGACTGCTGAAGAGCATCGATAACGCTTTCAGAGCAA TCGTATTCTCCAGCGAAGAGCAGAAGGAAGACGTACTACAATGGCTGGCCGAAGCGGGACCCGTGCGGGTGGAACACCTAGACACAGTGTGGCGGCACGGCTGGATCCTGTGCGGCGTGCTGGACGCAGCGCTCCCGGGCGCGTGCGCCGGACACCCGCCCACCAGGCTCTCCCTCAAGCACGCGCAGACTATCGCTGACCACTACCTTGGCGTTGAGCCG GTCTTCTCCCGCCAGGAGCTGGAATCGAATGACTCGCTTAGCAAGCATCAAGAATGGAAACTCGCCACATACTTAGATCGTGTACGCCAAGCCCTCGCCAAGGTTTCGCCTCCCGTGTCCAAGCCGCCATCGCAACGAACTTCTCCTGAAACCTCGCAATTCACCCTCGATTACGTCGCTCGAGGCTCTGGTCTCGTAGCAACTCAAGTTCGAAACAAAGTTAACTTTAAGATTTATCCAACTGCTCAACAATGCCTCGATCCAGGAGAAATCAAAATACTTATTAAAGGTCCACGAGACACGTATGGCATGACAGTCATTCCTCCTATCTTCGGAAAAGCACAGTTGATACGGCAAAAATTACTGGGTCTTCAAGCAAAGCCTGCCTTCACGGAAAATGCTCTACCAATTACACACGGAGCTACCTACATGCGATCTTATGGAAAAAATGATATgaataaaacttattttattcCCAAAGATCGTTATGATATTGAAATTAATGTGGACTCAAAGCCAGAACATTCTAAGATTGGTTACATTGTAAGATACGAGGGTCGTCATGAAATCTCTATCACAAGTAGAGGACAACATATTGTAGGATCACCGTTTACAGTCACAGCTTCTCACAATATTATCGATATTCTACAAAAAGAGAGTTTCTGCTTAGAAGATGGAGAAGAAATAGACATTGTTGATGTTAAAACTGATAGAAAAGTTGTTTTACGTATTGTCGACTTTGTCACTGAGAAAATGCTACTAAAAGAAAATGGAACACTGGAAAAAATAAGTGATGATGAAGCCAAAATTTTGATGGCAACTGACGAAAATCAAAACAGTGATGAAAGCATGGGCTCTCAGTCTGATAGGAGCCTATTGGAAAGTCATGAAGAACCATTAAGGCCCCACAGATTTAACACTACCgcccaaaaaatattaaaaatgaacAGAATTTGTAAGATATTCAATAGTATTATGGCAGAAAaacaagaaataataaaaagcaGCAGcgaatcatttatcaaaaaggGTCATCCACAAGATGTTCCAGATATTGTTAATTCAACATTAAATGAGATCaatacaaaaaattatgttGCGGACAAACGTGACACATTTATCATACCAGAAAATATATCTGTGTCACTGCGAACTGAAAAACCTAAACCTTTATATGAACAAGTAATTTTTAAAGAGGATAGACAATGTTATGAACCTAACGAGATGCCTATACTTGTAAATGATCGTGAAGGCCAGGAATTCATAATTAGTGGAAAGACGCACGATGATAATGTATCTGTTGTTTCATCATCAAGCAATCCTTTCCTCGATAAGACATACGAACAAGGTTATGAAACAGAAAAGGCCTTAGGCGCCTTTATAAATACAGAATATGAAACAAACAGATCTCAAAGTGAAGTAACTGCTGCAGCACCAATAAACATATTTGTAGAAGAAACCGATTCTGACACGCCATCGCCACTAAACACGAATCCGTTTATAGAGCCCGATATTATAGAAAGACCTAAAACTccagttttaaaaattttaaccGGTGACATTGCAAGTCATAAGGACTCCATTTATGTGAACGGCGGACCAATGACTAGCGAATTACTACAAGGCAATGAGTTTATTAACCCTTTCTTTATTCACCATCATTCTATCGATGAGGAAGATGATATACCTAGTAACGTAACCGACTTCATTATTGGTGCCCCTGTATCTTTACCTCCCACTTTAAGAGTACCGACTCCAGAACCGATATTAGCTCAAATCGCTTCTGAAAGACAAGAAGTTCAAGAATGTGTGAATGAAGTTTTTTCGACCTCTACCCACACTAATAAATCTGGTCAGCGTTCCCCAGAATCGTTAACTTTTCATAGTCTCGACTCCGATGCTACAGAAAATGTAGAAATTATTAACATAACCACCGGAGAATATACACCAGAACCAAACACTGAATCGTCCAATATTGCCAAAAGCTTAACTCCTAAAAGAGATATGTGGGATTCAGCATATGTAAGTATAGACGACAGTAACAGTTCCCCTGACACAAACAACAACGAAAGCAGTCTATTGTGTGATATATCGAAATACAGAAAAGATCGTACTGAACACAGTGGTCTTAAATCTGAAGAAATTATCAAAATGGGTCCCGCTGAAAGAGAATTGTGGCTTACTTGTAGTGACTTAAATGTTGATGATAGTTCTAGGATTGAAGAACATAGACCAGCTAAATCAGAAACGAAACGAATGACGTTCACACCAATCATCGAAGAAAATGACCGAAGCATCTCGTCAGCTATGAAAGAAATATCAAGAAATGATTCAATAACTAAACAGGGTGGTCTAGAAACAGTTACAGTGGCGTTTGCTGAACTAAACGACATGTATCATAAATACTTCCCAAGTTCAGATTCTATAACAACAGTTCATAACGAAAATGTGAAAGATATCAATGAGATACATTACACGGTCGAAAAAAATGATATTTATGTCGATTCCGCGTCTGAAAGACTCTCAGATGTGAAAAGACGTGCAACTCAAATAGAAGGCGAGATTTCTGAGGTTCAGTCAAATGTCACTGAATCTGTTTCAGCAAGTCAGACCCTTCAAAATAAGATTATTGAATCTGAAGAAGAAAAGGGTGAAATTAAATTTGGTAGCGAgaataaaaataacattgttCTCGaacgaaaaaaatattgggacAATAGAATACGAGAAATTGAGGCTAAATCAGATGAAATAAAGGCAAATCAGAAAAAGAGACGGCTTTCTACTAAACATCTCAGACAAAACGACTctttaaccaaaaaaagagGAAGAGACATAGCTAAACAAATACTAAGTGATGGTAACGCCATGACCCAAAACGTGACTgaaattataagacaaaagtaTCCAACTCCACAAGCTTCAATAGAAGAAGAAACTCAAACCGATGTAAAGCTTGTAGAGAAGTGGAAGAAATATTGGGACGATAAACTAGAGGTCGAAAGAGAAGAAACAGACTCGATTCGTTCACGAAGCAGGTCGCCAAAAAGTATTGATTCCCCTATACAACTGCAACCATGTTCTAGCAAGAACAACGATTCAGAACATAGTGCAATTAAAACCCAGTCTTCACCTACTAGACAAGATCTTCCTGAAGAAGTGTTTAAAGCTTTTGAAACAAGTCCAAAAAGGTTTTTTGGTACGTCAAGGAAACAGATTCTGAACAAAATTGACTCTTTTTTTGGAAAACCAGGCGTCGCAGATCAATCATCGGAAGATGCCTGCGGTGCGAAATATGAGAGTGGGTTAGTTTCTAGTCGAATATCTTTATTCCACAATATATCCCAGAAGGAGCCAGTTGAATCCTGGAAATACAGAAAGAGTAGATCAATGCATAACATTTATCATCGCAAAGATAGTGAGAAAAGTATAGCGTCTGCAGATGAGGTGTTATCAGTTGATGTAGAAAATAAGCGTTATGAATGCGAATATCTAAAACGAAATAACAATGGCATAAACGCAAGTTGTGAAACACTAAGCAATATTAATAAACCAGAGGAGACATCCTCATTAAAAGACAAGAGAGCAAGAATGACACACAAAATCTATCACAAAACATTTGATGAAACATTTAATCAAAAGCATGGCACAGAAAGTGTTCACggaaaatatatcaaaaatacCATTATGTCCACGGACAGTAAAATTCCAAGAATTAATAATACTTCTTCAAACCTAAACAAAACTAAAATCAGCAAGTCCGAAATGGATATATTTAGCAAAACGGCTGTGAAAGTACCACAGGATGATTTGGACAAACATAAATCTTGTGAAGAATTGccgaaaataaatataaaaaatgttatatcgATTTTTGAATCGGCCTCCAAAGCAGTTAAAGAACCAAAACTTTTACGAAGACCTTCGACGAAGAACACCGAAGCGAAACCATTGCAAGTAGTCAGACAACTTTCAG gtGCCACAAAACCTGTCTGCACATCATCGAATTCAACGTCTACTTCATGTTCCCCGTTGAACTCATCTTCGTCCGGAATTTCTTCTTCACCGTCAAACTTATATTCTACACCTAACTCCACTTTATCTCAAAGCGAATTTAAACCAATAGAACCTCGACTCAGCCATAAACGATCAACTTGGGTTAAAAACCATGAAAAAGAAAGTGCAAATAAAAGCCTAGAAAGTGCAACAAGTATGGAATCCATAGATATAGAGATTATATCCATGTCTGATAAATGCAGCCAAAGCAATTctgatatggaagtagaaataGTTGAAAGCAATCCAGAAATTACTCCAGAACCAACACCTGATAGAGAGATAGTACCTGAACTGAAAGATTACAAATCTCGTTTCAAAATGGCCAAGAATTATTTCAAATCTTTGGAAGAGCTTAGAGAGCCTAAAAACCTTCAAAGCTAA